One part of the Salinivirga cyanobacteriivorans genome encodes these proteins:
- the hypF gene encoding carbamoyltransferase HypF, with the protein MYGTSPTYRVIIKGLVQGVGFRPFVYRIAKKYNISGWVRNTPQGVEIEMQGAEYAIKLFMEAIHKETPPAAKIDYSEVQNTNPQPTHKTFRIIKSSGESNDITELCPDIAVCEDCLSDIQSQPHRINYPFINCTNCGPRFSIIKNIPYDRPKTTMNSFQMCSQCYNEYTKINDRRFHAQPIACNNCGPVYTLHFNGSENSETASILKQTAQIIDNGGIVLIKGIGGFFICGDAYREEVTRKIRKIKKRDNKPFAVMLSGLNALKKHTQPTQQELKSLKSWRRPVVLLKQKTKGLAKNINEGLKNLGCILPYMPFHYLLFEQLKTDTILYTSANFSNTPIIKENQFALEYFTGKVDAILTYNRTIENRVDDSVIQVIQDKPQLLRRARGYTPRSIQLAGSEHKIVALGADQKGCFSLGMPGKAIMSQHIGALDNAETFNFFLNTIDHFRQLFHFGTPEAIAVDAHPDYFSRQHGLQLSKNFNVPLLSTFHHHAHIASVLAEHQITEKVIGISMDGTGYGTDGHIWGSEFLIADIREFERRYHFEYMPMPGGESAIKHPWKMAVAIIVQTFKNGDDLAFQYFGKSIGKQQVKLVIESIKKNINCPLTCGAGRLFDAVAALLGICLISGYEAEAPMKLESLVKNNSSEAYTFKIEKNHVSFNEMFHQIIDDMQNNISPSEIATRFHQTLVEVIVETALILRKQYDIHTVALSGGLFQNRFVMRNTVKKLKEKHFKCLVNENVPPNDGGIALGQLAIANARMRSI; encoded by the coding sequence TTGTACGGCACAAGCCCAACATATCGTGTCATTATAAAAGGGCTGGTACAGGGAGTTGGTTTCAGGCCTTTCGTTTATCGTATTGCCAAAAAATATAATATCAGCGGGTGGGTGAGAAACACACCCCAGGGGGTAGAAATAGAAATGCAGGGAGCAGAATACGCTATTAAATTATTCATGGAAGCGATACATAAAGAAACTCCACCAGCAGCCAAAATAGACTACTCGGAAGTTCAAAACACAAACCCGCAACCAACACATAAAACATTTCGAATTATTAAAAGCTCGGGTGAAAGCAATGATATTACAGAGCTATGTCCCGATATTGCTGTTTGCGAAGATTGCCTGAGTGACATACAATCACAACCACACCGAATCAACTACCCATTTATCAACTGCACAAATTGCGGGCCTCGTTTCAGCATCATAAAAAACATACCATATGACCGCCCCAAAACCACCATGAATAGTTTTCAGATGTGCAGCCAATGCTATAATGAGTACACCAAAATCAATGACAGAAGGTTTCATGCTCAACCAATAGCCTGCAACAATTGTGGCCCGGTGTACACCTTACATTTTAACGGTTCAGAAAATTCAGAAACAGCGTCAATCTTAAAACAAACGGCACAAATTATAGACAATGGTGGCATTGTTTTAATTAAAGGGATTGGTGGTTTTTTCATTTGTGGAGATGCCTACCGTGAAGAGGTTACGAGAAAAATCAGAAAAATCAAAAAGCGCGACAACAAGCCTTTTGCAGTTATGCTATCCGGGTTAAATGCCCTTAAAAAGCACACACAACCTACTCAGCAGGAGCTAAAAAGCCTGAAATCATGGCGGCGCCCCGTTGTATTGCTTAAACAAAAAACAAAAGGGTTAGCCAAAAATATCAATGAAGGCTTGAAAAACCTGGGTTGTATTTTGCCCTATATGCCATTTCATTACCTGCTGTTCGAGCAACTAAAAACAGACACAATATTATACACCAGCGCCAACTTCTCTAACACTCCGATTATAAAAGAAAATCAATTTGCATTGGAATATTTTACGGGTAAGGTTGATGCCATATTAACTTATAACCGCACAATAGAAAACCGCGTAGACGATTCGGTAATTCAGGTTATTCAAGACAAACCCCAGCTTTTAAGAAGAGCACGTGGATATACTCCCAGATCCATACAACTTGCCGGGTCTGAGCACAAGATAGTGGCTTTGGGGGCAGATCAAAAGGGCTGTTTTAGCCTGGGCATGCCCGGTAAAGCAATTATGAGTCAACACATCGGAGCATTAGACAATGCAGAAACCTTCAATTTTTTCCTAAACACTATTGATCATTTCCGGCAACTCTTCCACTTCGGTACTCCGGAAGCAATTGCTGTAGATGCTCACCCTGATTATTTCAGCCGCCAGCATGGGTTACAACTCTCAAAAAACTTTAACGTGCCGCTATTAAGCACCTTTCACCATCATGCGCACATAGCCTCTGTATTGGCTGAACACCAAATTACAGAAAAAGTAATCGGCATAAGCATGGATGGCACCGGGTATGGAACAGACGGTCATATTTGGGGAAGTGAGTTCTTAATTGCTGATATCCGGGAGTTTGAAAGACGGTACCACTTTGAATACATGCCAATGCCGGGAGGCGAAAGCGCCATAAAACACCCATGGAAAATGGCAGTGGCAATCATAGTACAAACATTCAAAAACGGCGATGACCTCGCCTTTCAATATTTTGGCAAATCTATTGGAAAACAACAGGTTAAACTCGTGATTGAAAGCATAAAGAAAAACATCAATTGCCCACTCACCTGCGGTGCCGGCAGACTATTTGATGCTGTGGCAGCCTTACTGGGAATTTGTTTGATCTCTGGTTATGAAGCAGAAGCACCCATGAAACTGGAATCGCTTGTAAAAAACAATTCGTCTGAGGCTTATACTTTCAAAATTGAAAAAAATCACGTATCTTTTAATGAAATGTTTCATCAAATCATTGATGATATGCAAAACAACATTAGCCCATCAGAAATTGCCACCAGATTTCATCAAACGCTGGTTGAGGTTATTGTTGAAACAGCACTGATCCTACGAAAGCAATACGACATACACACTGTCGCACTTTCAGGAGGATTATTTCAGAACCGTTTCGTTATGCGAAACACTGTAAAAAAACTGAAAGAAAAGCACTTCAAGTGCCTGGTAAACGAAAACGTACCGCCAAATGATGGTGGAATAGCCCTGGGCCAGTTAGCTATTGCCAATGCCCGCATGCGTAGCATTTAA
- the hypE gene encoding hydrogenase expression/formation protein HypE, whose translation MNDYIRPGHGSGGKLMHELIHDIFFRHFGHHELKKGSDSALLQSNGHRLAFTTDSFVVNPLFFPGGDIGKLAVCGTVNDLAVCGAIPQYLSAGFILEEGFSIAELEKIVISMAREAKNSGVNIVTGDTKVVHKGMADKLFINTSGIGYIPEYAGSFANNRKIKKGDVLIINGTLGDHAIAVLSEREDLPFQSTIKSDCACLNHLIHSLLEKKLHIKFMRDLTRGGLATCLNEIAQAQAIDIEINETRIPVKASVEGICETLGFDPLYLANEGKVVIIVSAEDASEVIETLKADDLGKESTIIGKVTSENGKKVIAESAIGGKRLLQMRTGEQLPRIC comes from the coding sequence ATGAATGATTACATAAGACCTGGACATGGTAGCGGTGGCAAGTTGATGCATGAACTGATTCATGACATCTTTTTCCGCCACTTTGGGCATCATGAACTTAAAAAAGGTAGTGATTCAGCCTTGCTTCAGAGCAATGGACACAGGTTGGCCTTTACCACAGATTCATTTGTTGTAAATCCGCTTTTTTTCCCGGGCGGCGATATTGGCAAGCTCGCAGTTTGTGGCACAGTGAACGATCTTGCTGTTTGCGGAGCCATCCCACAATACCTGAGTGCGGGTTTTATTCTTGAAGAAGGATTTTCAATAGCTGAATTGGAAAAAATTGTGATTTCTATGGCCCGTGAGGCCAAAAATTCAGGCGTAAATATAGTCACCGGCGATACCAAGGTTGTGCACAAAGGCATGGCAGACAAACTTTTTATTAATACCAGCGGAATAGGGTACATCCCTGAATATGCCGGCAGTTTTGCAAATAATCGTAAAATCAAAAAAGGCGATGTACTTATCATTAATGGAACTTTAGGGGACCATGCCATTGCAGTACTCTCTGAACGTGAAGATCTGCCTTTCCAAAGTACTATAAAATCAGATTGCGCATGCCTGAACCACTTAATTCACAGCTTACTTGAAAAGAAACTACACATAAAATTCATGAGGGATCTCACCCGTGGAGGATTGGCCACCTGCCTGAATGAAATTGCACAAGCACAAGCTATCGACATTGAAATTAACGAAACCCGGATACCCGTCAAAGCTTCAGTTGAAGGGATTTGCGAGACACTGGGCTTTGATCCGTTATACCTGGCCAACGAAGGGAAAGTGGTCATCATTGTATCAGCTGAAGACGCCAGCGAAGTAATCGAAACACTAAAAGCAGACGACCTTGGAAAGGAAAGCACTATAATTGGCAAGGTTACAAGTGAAAATGGTAAAAAAGTTATAGCAGAAAGTGCCATAGGTGGGAAACGCCTATTACAAATGCGTACAGGAGAGCAACTTCCCAGAATTTGTTAA
- a CDS encoding redox-sensing transcriptional repressor Rex, whose product MVSRHISKRLLYYRSALVHLKKMGFEYVYSKTIGEEIGVSPDVVRKDFSNIEIRGKRKVGYKVSDLIRKLDEMFGKTCCFEIIVVGIGNIGRALTKYESYLDDRIKILGGFDINPSRIKSFNEIPIMHINEAESFITQNDIKVAVMTVPEISAQLVCNKLVECGIKGILNFAPVILKVPDDVFVKNISIADEITRVFYHARIN is encoded by the coding sequence ATGGTCTCAAGACACATTTCAAAAAGATTACTTTACTACAGGTCTGCATTAGTACATTTGAAAAAAATGGGATTCGAATACGTATACTCCAAAACCATTGGTGAGGAAATCGGTGTAAGCCCTGATGTGGTCCGCAAAGATTTTTCAAACATAGAAATCAGGGGTAAACGGAAGGTTGGCTACAAAGTAAGCGACCTCATCAGAAAACTGGATGAAATGTTTGGAAAAACATGCTGCTTCGAAATAATAGTGGTAGGCATAGGAAACATAGGGAGGGCACTAACGAAATATGAAAGTTACCTGGACGACCGGATAAAAATTTTAGGCGGGTTTGACATCAACCCAAGCCGTATAAAGAGTTTTAATGAGATCCCCATTATGCACATCAATGAGGCTGAATCTTTTATTACCCAAAACGACATTAAAGTGGCAGTAATGACGGTTCCTGAAATATCGGCACAATTAGTTTGCAACAAACTGGTTGAGTGTGGTATAAAGGGCATTCTAAATTTTGCTCCGGTTATACTAAAAGTTCCCGACGATGTATTTGTAAAAAACATTAGTATTGCAGATGAAATTACAAGAGTATTTTACCATGCCAGAATAAATTAA
- a CDS encoding HypC/HybG/HupF family hydrogenase formation chaperone, whose translation MCLSIPVRIESIEGSEAVVSINGAAYKAGIHLIDNPQVGDYVLLHAGFAIQKISDHEARETLELIKQMKSPF comes from the coding sequence ATGTGTTTAAGCATACCAGTCCGCATAGAAAGCATCGAAGGAAGTGAAGCTGTAGTTTCAATTAATGGAGCAGCTTACAAAGCCGGCATTCACCTCATCGACAATCCCCAAGTTGGTGATTACGTGCTTTTACACGCCGGATTTGCCATTCAAAAAATCAGTGATCATGAAGCCAGAGAGACCCTGGAACTCATCAAACAGATGAAATCTCCATTTTAA
- a CDS encoding chloride channel protein, giving the protein MKKSKLKYIIASKKHTRSFLLILSILAGIGAGITALILKTAVFELQEYLTNSVWQKNSFYLLFVYPVAGILMLAILRKYIFHDQGRHNITSLLYAISKQNSRVPGHKIYSSVFGAIITAGFGGSIGLESPIISSGASIGSNLGKKFNLEYKEVTLLLACGASGAIAAIFNTPIAGIVFSFEVLLLDLNRFSLIPLLIASVTGALTTWAFYPNEIPLHFEILHQFELSQLPWYLLLAIIGGLISSYFTRTFLYFEQQFDKFRNRITGRLTGGLALGVLITLFPPLWGEGFKTIKLLISGRILELSSENIIGTMMNEYGIMIFLLLLIFLKVIATVTTIRGGGIGGIFAPSLFTGAIMGFLFAYGLNHTGLFHLSTSNFTLVGMASVLGGVLHAPLTGIFLIAEITQGYELIVPLMLTTTIAYITSKKLSPDSIITYQLSRTGELITHHKDKAVLHFLDRKRIIETDFDTVRIDQKLGELVDLISKSHRNIFPVVDKAGYLIGLIRLDKVRRIMFKKGAYTMPVWHLMETPPDVIEEKDTMETIVKKFNQAKAWNLPVIDNGIYQGMVSRSKLFSVYREVLVKITDD; this is encoded by the coding sequence ATGAAAAAATCAAAACTCAAATATATAATTGCAAGTAAAAAACATACCCGCTCTTTCCTGCTAATTTTGAGCATCCTGGCGGGGATAGGTGCTGGTATAACCGCACTTATACTTAAAACTGCAGTTTTTGAGTTACAGGAATACCTCACAAATTCGGTATGGCAAAAAAACTCATTTTACTTGCTATTTGTCTATCCTGTGGCAGGTATCCTCATGTTGGCCATATTACGTAAATACATTTTTCATGATCAGGGCAGGCACAACATCACCAGCCTGCTGTATGCCATTTCAAAACAAAACAGCAGGGTACCCGGCCACAAAATATACTCTTCAGTCTTCGGTGCCATAATTACAGCAGGTTTTGGCGGTTCAATTGGTCTGGAGTCGCCCATTATTTCTTCGGGTGCCTCAATTGGAAGTAACCTGGGAAAAAAATTCAACCTTGAATATAAAGAAGTAACGCTTTTACTGGCCTGTGGCGCATCAGGGGCCATTGCTGCAATTTTCAACACACCCATCGCCGGTATCGTTTTCTCTTTCGAAGTGTTGCTGCTCGACCTGAACCGTTTCTCACTTATTCCATTGCTTATAGCATCAGTAACAGGAGCACTGACGACGTGGGCATTTTACCCGAATGAAATACCACTGCATTTCGAAATTTTACATCAATTTGAACTGAGCCAGCTACCGTGGTATCTTTTACTGGCCATTATAGGTGGACTTATCAGTTCTTACTTCACGCGCACCTTTCTCTATTTTGAGCAACAATTCGATAAATTTCGAAATCGCATCACAGGTCGTTTAACAGGCGGATTGGCCCTTGGTGTGCTCATCACACTCTTTCCTCCGCTTTGGGGCGAAGGATTTAAAACCATAAAATTGCTGATATCAGGAAGAATACTGGAACTATCCAGCGAAAATATCATTGGCACCATGATGAACGAATATGGAATTATGATATTTCTTTTGCTTTTAATCTTCCTGAAAGTAATAGCTACAGTAACAACCATACGTGGTGGTGGTATAGGCGGCATCTTTGCACCCTCACTTTTCACAGGCGCCATAATGGGTTTCTTGTTTGCCTACGGACTAAATCACACCGGATTGTTTCACCTCTCCACAAGTAATTTCACCCTGGTAGGCATGGCCTCAGTACTGGGAGGCGTTTTGCATGCACCTCTGACCGGAATTTTCCTTATAGCAGAAATCACCCAGGGCTACGAGCTAATAGTGCCGCTCATGCTCACAACAACGATTGCCTACATCACATCAAAAAAACTATCTCCCGATTCCATCATAACCTATCAATTATCCCGAACAGGAGAATTAATCACACATCATAAAGATAAAGCTGTACTGCACTTTCTGGACAGGAAACGTATTATTGAAACCGATTTTGATACCGTAAGAATTGACCAGAAACTGGGAGAACTTGTCGATCTGATATCGAAATCGCACCGAAATATTTTTCCCGTGGTCGATAAAGCAGGCTACCTGATCGGTCTTATCAGGCTTGATAAAGTTCGTAGAATCATGTTTAAAAAAGGAGCTTATACAATGCCCGTTTGGCACCTAATGGAAACTCCACCTGATGTAATTGAAGAAAAGGACACCATGGAAACCATTGTAAAAAAATTCAATCAGGCAAAAGCATGGAACCTTCCGGTAATAGACAATGGCATATATCAGGGCATGGTCTCACGATCGAAATTATTCAGTGTTTACAGGGAGGTACTGGTAAAAATAACTGATGATTAG
- the hypA gene encoding hydrogenase maturation nickel metallochaperone HypA, which yields MHEIAIVENTFKIILEVARREKLSKIKRVNFLIGEMQAIVPGIFKHAFESAARGTIAENAELNLEIEPIKMRCRQCGHEFIIKNSAYKCNECKSYDLELQSGKELTIKSIEGE from the coding sequence ATGCATGAAATAGCCATTGTAGAAAACACCTTTAAAATAATACTTGAAGTTGCCCGGCGCGAAAAACTTTCAAAAATTAAACGGGTAAACTTTCTTATTGGAGAAATGCAGGCCATTGTACCGGGAATTTTCAAGCATGCATTTGAAAGCGCTGCCCGTGGCACCATTGCCGAAAACGCTGAACTGAATTTAGAGATTGAACCCATTAAAATGAGATGCCGGCAATGTGGCCACGAGTTTATCATCAAAAACTCAGCGTATAAATGCAACGAATGTAAAAGTTACGATCTTGAGCTACAAAGCGGTAAAGAATTAACCATTAAAAGTATTGAAGGAGAATAG
- the hypB gene encoding hydrogenase nickel incorporation protein HypB, which produces MEIKIMRNVLDKNQNKADEIRQLLKEKQITMFNFISSPGSGKTTILELICQEFAKKIRLGIIEGDAYTDRDAKRLAIYDVPVVQINTEGTCHLDSHSISKALEQLNLDELDVIIVENVGNLICPTAFDLGEHYRIAVVSTTEGDDKPIKYPMLFRESHAVILNKTDLIPYTNFSMEQFNKDLKSLNGSIPVFNISSTKKNGLHELMEWFGKCFKRVAGI; this is translated from the coding sequence ATGGAAATAAAAATTATGCGCAACGTACTGGACAAAAACCAAAACAAAGCTGATGAAATTCGGCAATTATTGAAGGAAAAACAAATTACGATGTTCAACTTTATAAGCTCTCCCGGCTCTGGGAAAACAACCATCCTGGAGCTTATTTGCCAGGAATTTGCTAAAAAAATCCGCCTGGGAATCATTGAGGGTGATGCCTATACAGATCGCGATGCAAAAAGGCTGGCAATATATGATGTACCAGTAGTACAAATCAACACAGAGGGTACATGTCACCTCGATTCCCACAGCATCAGTAAGGCTTTGGAACAACTTAATTTGGATGAGCTCGACGTCATTATTGTCGAAAATGTGGGCAATTTAATCTGCCCCACGGCTTTCGATTTGGGCGAGCATTATCGCATTGCTGTGGTTAGCACCACTGAAGGTGACGACAAGCCGATAAAATACCCCATGTTGTTCAGAGAATCCCACGCTGTAATACTGAATAAAACAGACCTCATCCCTTACACCAATTTCTCAATGGAGCAATTCAATAAAGATTTAAAATCTTTGAATGGCAGCATACCTGTTTTTAATATTTCGAGCACCAAAAAAAATGGTCTACATGAATTGATGGAGTGGTTTGGCAAGTGTTTTAAACGGGTTGCAGGAATATAG
- a CDS encoding ABC transporter ATP-binding protein gives MIKIENLHKSYQMGLNKLHVLKGLNFTINDGELVSIMGSSGSGKSTLLNILGLLDNYDEGAFYLDDLLIQDLNETKAAAYRNKYFGFVFQSFNLITFKNAQENVALPLYYQGVNRKKRNRIALEYLDKVGLKDWATHLPSELSGGQKQRVAIARALVTNPKVILADEPTGALDSQTSYDVMDILKDINKTGISVIIVTHEHDIAEMTNRIIKLHDGQIMKPEEAEKSASYV, from the coding sequence ATGATTAAAATTGAAAACTTACACAAATCTTACCAGATGGGGCTCAACAAGCTTCACGTACTAAAAGGGCTCAATTTCACAATTAACGATGGAGAATTGGTTTCAATAATGGGATCATCAGGATCCGGGAAATCAACACTCCTTAATATTTTAGGCCTGCTCGACAATTACGATGAAGGTGCCTTTTATCTGGATGACCTGCTGATTCAAGACCTGAACGAAACAAAAGCTGCAGCTTACAGGAATAAGTATTTTGGTTTTGTATTTCAGTCGTTCAACCTTATTACATTTAAAAATGCCCAGGAAAATGTGGCACTGCCACTCTACTATCAGGGAGTAAACCGCAAAAAAAGAAATCGCATAGCATTGGAGTACCTCGACAAAGTTGGGCTGAAAGATTGGGCCACGCACCTACCCAGCGAGCTTAGCGGAGGTCAAAAGCAACGCGTTGCCATAGCCCGCGCATTGGTTACAAACCCAAAGGTAATTCTGGCAGATGAACCCACCGGTGCACTTGACAGCCAGACATCTTACGATGTAATGGATATACTGAAAGATATCAACAAAACCGGGATTTCGGTAATAATTGTAACGCATGAGCACGACATTGCAGAGATGACCAATAGAATCATTAAACTGCATGATGGACAAATAATGAAACCCGAAGAAGCCGAAAAATCTGCGTCTTATGTTTGA
- a CDS encoding 4Fe-4S dicluster domain-containing protein, translated as MTKAQKISWEDWFRVMKKFIADYRVYAPLDYGVHMDYEIIDEDNFKEVVYNKAKPITPLKSFFLPVKENLTATAAEADPVMIIGMPSCDLKGLSILKEIYLDAEYPDTVFKHRLNNTVLVGTDCFSIQEHCHCTSYGIDPVPVENADLSLSALEKWVILTPITDKGDRIMTEIHSFINLESAGRSELDAVKIKQDEVIGELNRRNADLPDYESTRQLMLQADEEVWKKYAHKCVSCGACATICPTCTCFLLIDRPGFEKVRHLDACQYPGFERVAAGEDPLGALSKRFRNRYFCKYVWKPEKFNSIACTGCGRCIEACIGKISKNEMFVELNSTVLSV; from the coding sequence ATGACAAAAGCACAGAAAATAAGCTGGGAGGATTGGTTCAGGGTAATGAAGAAGTTCATTGCAGATTACCGTGTTTATGCTCCGCTGGATTATGGCGTGCATATGGATTATGAAATCATTGATGAGGATAATTTCAAAGAGGTTGTTTACAATAAGGCCAAACCCATTACACCCCTCAAGTCATTTTTTTTGCCTGTAAAAGAAAACCTTACCGCGACGGCAGCTGAAGCCGATCCGGTAATGATAATTGGTATGCCTTCCTGCGATCTGAAAGGGCTAAGCATTCTGAAGGAAATATATTTGGATGCCGAATATCCTGATACAGTTTTTAAGCACAGATTAAACAATACAGTCCTGGTGGGTACAGATTGTTTCTCGATTCAGGAGCATTGTCATTGCACATCTTATGGCATTGATCCAGTACCTGTTGAAAACGCCGATCTTAGCCTGTCTGCTCTGGAGAAATGGGTCATACTCACACCCATAACAGACAAAGGAGATCGCATCATGACCGAGATTCATTCATTTATTAATTTAGAATCAGCCGGCAGGAGTGAGCTCGATGCAGTTAAAATAAAACAAGATGAGGTAATTGGAGAGTTGAATCGTAGGAATGCCGATCTGCCTGACTATGAAAGCACCAGGCAATTGATGCTTCAGGCTGATGAAGAAGTATGGAAGAAATATGCACATAAATGCGTGTCATGTGGAGCATGTGCTACGATTTGTCCTACGTGTACCTGCTTTTTACTTATCGACAGACCCGGATTTGAAAAGGTTCGGCACCTGGATGCCTGTCAATATCCCGGCTTTGAACGGGTAGCTGCAGGCGAAGACCCGCTCGGCGCACTGAGTAAACGGTTTAGAAATCGGTATTTCTGCAAGTATGTGTGGAAACCCGAAAAATTTAATTCCATCGCCTGTACCGGCTGTGGACGCTGCATTGAAGCTTGTATTGGCAAGATTAGTAAAAATGAAATGTTCGTTGAACTTAACTCAACGGTTTTAAGTGTATAA
- the hypD gene encoding hydrogenase formation protein HypD, translated as MKYVHEYRNKELSQKLINKIHHSAKGKYTFMEVCGGHTMAIQKFGIPSLLPPKIKLLSGPGCPVCVTEKSYIDTAIAYARLSNTIIATFGDLMRIPGSTSSLELEKARGSDVTIVLSALEALKIAQNKPDKKIIFLAIGFETTAPGSAVAVVQASKARVKNFFILSAHKLMPPAMKAIVDEGVKIDGYICPGHVSTITGSAIYDDIARKYSLPCVISGFEPLDLLQTILALVHQVNEKHSTVEIQYARAVQPNGNPKAKAIMKQIFCETDSEWRGMGNIPKSKLVLSEKYQQYDAEKMIPVDVEPTISDKGCICGEILKGLKTPLDCKLFGSGCTPENPEGACMVSGEGACQAYYRYQSQTEIT; from the coding sequence ATGAAGTATGTACATGAATACAGAAACAAAGAGCTCTCACAAAAGCTCATCAATAAAATTCACCACTCAGCCAAAGGAAAATACACCTTTATGGAGGTTTGTGGCGGGCATACCATGGCCATACAAAAATTTGGAATTCCTTCGCTCCTGCCCCCGAAAATAAAGCTACTCTCTGGTCCGGGCTGTCCGGTTTGTGTAACCGAAAAATCCTATATCGATACAGCCATAGCCTACGCAAGGCTTTCAAACACCATTATCGCCACTTTTGGTGATCTGATGCGCATACCCGGCTCCACCTCATCGCTGGAACTGGAAAAAGCCCGGGGAAGTGATGTCACCATTGTATTATCAGCGCTGGAAGCTCTAAAGATCGCACAAAACAAGCCGGACAAAAAAATTATTTTTTTAGCCATCGGTTTTGAAACCACTGCTCCGGGCTCTGCGGTAGCTGTGGTCCAGGCCAGCAAAGCAAGAGTGAAAAATTTCTTCATTCTCAGCGCCCATAAATTGATGCCCCCCGCAATGAAAGCCATTGTCGATGAAGGTGTCAAGATTGATGGCTACATCTGCCCGGGCCATGTGAGCACCATTACCGGATCAGCAATTTATGATGATATTGCCAGAAAATACAGCCTACCATGTGTCATCTCAGGCTTTGAACCCCTTGACTTGCTTCAAACCATTTTAGCACTGGTACACCAGGTTAATGAAAAGCATTCAACTGTGGAAATTCAATATGCACGTGCAGTGCAACCCAATGGGAACCCCAAAGCAAAAGCAATAATGAAGCAGATTTTCTGTGAAACTGACAGCGAATGGCGAGGAATGGGCAACATCCCAAAAAGTAAATTGGTGCTCAGCGAGAAATACCAGCAATATGACGCGGAAAAAATGATACCCGTTGATGTGGAACCCACAATCAGCGATAAAGGATGCATTTGTGGCGAAATACTAAAAGGCCTGAAAACACCTCTTGATTGTAAACTATTTGGAAGTGGATGCACACCTGAAAATCCGGAGGGTGCATGCATGGTCTCGGGTGAAGGAGCTTGCCAGGCATATTACAGATACCAATCACAAACCGAAATAACATGA